The DNA region AGCGCCGCGCCGTCGGCGCCCGCGAACACGGCCGCCAGGCGGCGGTCGCCGTCCCCGCCCTCCAGCTCCAGCGCGGGCTCGGAGAGCAGCCGAACGGCGACCCGGGGCGCCGCCCCCGGCACGGTCTCGATCACCACCCCCGCGACGAGCATGTGGACCTCCCTCCGGCTCAGGCCTTGCGGACCGGCTCGATCTTCACCGCGCAGATCTTGAACTCGGGCTGCCTGGACACGGGATCCACCGCGTCGATGGTGAGGCGGTTGCACATGCGCTGCGGGTCGTGCATGTGCACGAACACGGTGCCCGGGCGCGCGCCGTCCACCAGCTTCGCCTTGAACGTCTCGGCGCCGCGGCGCGAGCTGACGCGCACCTCGTCCCCGGTCCGGATCCCGAGCGGCTTCCCGTCGTCGGGGTGGAGCTCCACCACCGACTCGGCGTTCGCGTGGCGCAGCTCCTTGCAGTTCCGGGTCATGGTCCCGGTGTGCCAGTGCTCGATGACGCGGCCGGTGGTGAGGACCAGCGGGTACGCGGCGTCGGTCACCTCGGCCGGCGGCTGGTGCGGGCGCAGCCAGACCACCGCGCGCGCGTCGGGCCGGCCGTAGAAGCGGATCCGGTCGGGCGCGTCGGCCGGGACGAGCGGGTCCTCGCCCTTCACGAAGCGGCGCTTCGTGCCCGGGTGGCCCTCCGACGGCAGCGGCCAGAGCAGCCCGTGCGACTCGGCCAGGCGGGCCCGCGTCATGCCGGTGAAGTCGTACGCGGTCCCCTTGCTCAGCGTCAGGATCTCGTCCCAGGCCTCCGCCGGGCGCCTCCAGGGCAGCAGCTCGCCGTGCCCCAGCCGCGCGGCGAGGTCGCAGAGGATGGCGAAGTCCGGCCGCGCCTCGCCGGCGGGGCGGACCGCCTGCTCGAGCAGCTGGTAGCGCCGCTCGGTGCAGCCGTACACGCCCTCCTTCTCGGCCCACAGCGCGGCCGGCAGGACCACGTCGGCGAGCTCGGAGGTGCGCGTGGGGTGGAACGCCTCGGTGACCACCAGGAACGCCTTGCGCGCCTCGAGCGCCTTCCGGTACCGGTCCACGTTCGGCAGCGACTGGGCCGGGTTGGTGGTCATCACGTAGAGCGCCTTCAGGTCGCCCGCCTCCAGCGCCTGGAACAGGTCCATCGTGGCCTTGCCGTTCTCGGGCTGGATGGTGCCGGGCGGCACGTTCCAGAGCCTCTCCATCTCGGCGCGGTGCTTCTCGTTCGCGATCACGCGCCCGTAGGGCAAGAGGTGCGAGAGCGCGCCGCCGTCCCGGACGCCGCCGCAGGCGTTCGGCTGCCCGGTGAGCGACAGCGGGGTCGAGCCGGGGAGGCCGATCTTGCCGGTCAGGAGGTGGAGGTTGTGGACGAGGTTGTTCGCCCACACGCCCCGGGTCCGCTGGTTGAGCCCCATGCACCACATCGACGTGGCGGTGCGCCCCTTCTCGCCGAACCAGCGCGCGGCCGTGACGATGTCCTCGGCGCGCGCGCCGGACAGCTCCGCCGCGCGAACGGGCGTGTACGGCGCCAGGAAGGCCCGGTAGTCCTCCCAGGCCCGGTTCACGTCCTTGCCCTCGCCGAACGCGACGTGCGCCTTCAGGAAGGCCTCGTCCACCAGCCCCTCGGCGACGAGCACGTTCGCCATCGCGTTCAGGATGGCGAGGTCGGTGCCCGGCGTGAAGGAGAGGTGCAGGTCGGCGATGCGCGCGGTAGGGGTGCGCCGCGGGTCGAGGACGATCACCTTCACGTCCTTGCCGGTCTGCTTCCGGCGGGCCATCCGCTCGAACAGGATGGGGTGCGCCTCGGCCGCGTTCGACCCGACCAGCAGCATGACGTCGGCGTGGTCGATGTCCTCGTAGCAGCCCATCGGCTCGTCCTTGCCGAACGTGCTGAGGTAGCCGCCGACCGCCGAGGCCATGCACAGGCGCGGGTTGCCCTCGACGTTGTTCGTGCGCAGGCCCGCCTTGAACAGCTTGTTCGCCGCGTAGGTCTCCTCGGTGAGCCCCTGGCCGGAGCCGTAGAAGCCCACCGCGCCCGGTCCGTGCGCCTCGACGGCCTCGCGGAACCGCCGGGCCACGAGGGACATCGCCTCGTCCCAGCTCGCGCGCACCAGCTTGCCGCCCTTGCGCACCAGCGGGTGCAGGCAGCGATCCGGCGCCGACATGATCTGCGGCAGCAGGAAGCCCTTCAGGCAGAGCAGGCCGCGGTTGTGGTTGTCCCGGTCGCCCTTGACGGCGAACACCTTGCCGTCGCGGACGCCGACGTACAGGCCGCAGCCGGTGCCGCAGTAGCGGCAGACCGACTTCACCCAGCGCTCACCGCCCTCGGCGGCGAGCGCGTCCACGGGGAGCCCGAGCCCGGCCAGGGCGGAGGCGGCGGCGGAGGCCTTCAGGAAGTCACGGCGCGTGAGAGGCATGGTGTTCTCCTCGGGGTGCGATGCTCACCTGGAATGCGGGGTCTCGCCCGTTGCGGTGAGCGCGTGCGGCTCGTGGCAGGAGAAGCAGCCGCGCGGCCCCGCGCGCGCCGCGGCGGGCGAGGCGGCCTCGGCCGCGTGGCAGCCCGCGCAGCGCGCGCCGGCGACGGCGCGGGTGAAGTCCTTCCCGGTCGAGCCGTGGCAGACGACGCACTTGACCAGCGCGGTGCCGTGCGGCGACCCCTCCCACGCCCGGACCACCGCGGGCGTGCGGGTGGCGTGGCACTCGGCGCAGTCCTGCACCGCGAGCTGCGCGGCGACGTCGGGGTGGCGCGGCGGCGCCTTGGCGCGGGCGGGGGCGCCCGGCGCCGCGGCGGCCAGCGCCGGGGCGAGGAGGGAAGCGAGCAGGAGCGTGCGCATTCTCGACTCCTTCGGAGCGACGGGTGGGACGTCGTGGTCCCCCGCGCGCCGGCCGCCCCGGGGGAGTGGGGGACGGGGCGGCCGGGCGCGGGGACCGGGCTGCTACTTCAGGACCGCGGGGACCACCGCCGGGGTGGCGGGCGCCGCGGGGGCGGGCGCGGTGGAGACGTTCACCACCGCCACGGTCGGCTTGAACGACGGATCGCGCAGCGCGAGCTGACCCTGGCGCGAGGCGTCGATGGACTCGAACAGCACGCGGGCGGACTCCTGCGGCGCGTGGAAGCCGGTGGAGTTCTCGGCCTCGACGAAGTCGAACAGGAACTGGGCGCGGCGCTGCAGGTAGCGGGCGGCGACGAGCTGGTCGTCGGTCTTGCCCGCCTCGCGCGCGGCCTTGATCTCGCCGATGAGCGCGACGAGGGCGTCGAAGGCCTGCTCGCGGAGCTGCATGTGCTTGTCCTGGATCGCCTCCACGCGCCCCTTCAGCTCCGCCTCCGGCCACTTGTGGCAGCCCTGGCAGGCGCGGTTCAGGTTCAGCACCGGGCTGCGGACCTGGTGATCCGAGACCTTGGTGCCGCCCACCCGCATGTACGGCATGTGGCAGTCGGCGCAGGCCACGCCGGAGCGGGCGTGGATGCCCTGGTTCCACATCTCGAACTCGGGGTGCTGGGCCTTGAGCGCGGGCGCGCCGCTCTCCTTGTGCACCCAGTCCTTGAACCCGACCTCGTCGTAGTACGAGACGATCTCGTCGGCCTTGAGGCCCTTCGACCAGGGGAAGGTCAGCCGCTTCTCCGGCCCCTTGAAGTAGTACTCGACGTGGCACTGGCCGCAGACGTACGCGCGCATCTCCTGCCGCGTGGCCATGGTGTTCGGGTCGTAGTCCTTCACGCCCAGCGACGCCTTGTACGCGCGGATGCCTTCGAGGAACCCGGGGCGCGTGACGCGCAGGTCCATGGAGGCCGGGTCGTGGCAGTCGATGCAGGACACCGGGTGCTTGAAGTGCTGCTTCGCCTCGGAGTACGGCATCTTGTTGAGCGCCTCGAAGCCCTTGAAGATGTCGCCGTTCCCGAGCTTCTTCATGGGCACGTACACCGACGCGTGGCACTGGCCGCAGGTGCCGGGCTGCTTCGCGACCACCTGGCGCTGCGTGAAGAACTGGTCGTCGAGCATGTACGCGTGGCCGCGCTCCTCGCGGAAGTCGGCGGCGAACGCGTAGCCGGCCCACATGGTCTTGAGGCGCGGGTCGGCGTCGGTCTTGGACTGGGCGGTGACGCTGCGCGGATCGCCGTCGCTCGGCGTGCGCGGCATCGCCTCGGACCCGCCGTGCTTGGTCCGCACCATGTCGGCGGTCCGCTTGTAGAGGTCGTACTCGACCGGGAAGTTCTTCCCCCAGATTGCGGGGTCCTCGGTCTCGTCGGTGAGCTCCACGACGCGCACCACCGGGTTGCGCGCCTCGGCCTTCTTCTGGGCGACGTCCACCAGGACCACGGCGGCGAGGACGGCGGCGAGCGCGAACACGGCGGCGATCGCGCCGACGACGAGCGCGCGCTTCCTCGGGGACTGGGTCTCGACGGTCATTGCAGGTTCTCCTTGGAGTGCGGCGTGAGGCGGTGGATCAGCGGAGGTGTCCGACGGAGGCGTGGCAGCGGATGCACGAGACGCCGTCCCGGCCGCCGGTCATGGCATCGACGATCTGGGCGTGGCAGTGGCGGCACTGGCCCTCGATCACCGCGGTGCTCTCGGCGCGCGCGCGGATGACGTCCGGGAAGCCGCCGACGGTGAACGCCATCGAGTGGTGCCAGCCGTTCTCCGCCTTGACCGCGTACTTCGAGACGGTCGCGGCGGGCGTGTGGCAGTCGTTGCAGGTGGCCACCGCGTGGTGGGCCGAGGCCTGCCAGCCGGCGTAGTGGCCGCTCATCACGTGGCAGTTGGAGCAGGTGGCGGGGTCGTTGCCGAGGTACGACGTGCCCTTCGCGTAGGCGAAGGCGTATCCGCCCACGCCGACCGCGGCGCCGGCGGCGGCCGCGAGGAGGACGACCGGCAGGGAGAGGAGGGAGCTTCCTTTGCGCATGGAGGGGAGCCTCGCGTTCGGGGACGGGCCTGCCTCTTCGCAAGCGCCTTGCCACCACGGCGGGAGGGCTCGCCGGCACGCAAGGCCGCGTGCTCACTGCGTTCGACCCCCCCGGCGGCGGGATGCCGCGCCCCGCCCGGTCGGATGAGGCGCGCCGGATCCTCGGATGCGCGCGTCCGATCCGGCGCCGCGCGGCGATCAAGTCCGCTCGGGGTGAAGGCGGTCCGCTGGCGAGGCGGGAGATTGCAAACCGGATCAATTTCCGCGCGGTGCTCCGACCGGCGCGCACCCGGGCGCCGCGCGGCCGGCTCGAGCCGGGGTTCCCCCTGCCCCCGCGCGAGGAGGTCGCGCGCGCCGCTGGGCGCCAGGCGCCTCGGCGCGTTCACCCAGGGTGATTATGGCCCGAGGCTCCGTTGGGTCGTCAATGAGAGCTTTCTCATCGTGATCTCGTGGAGCGCCGGCCGCGCGGTCGCCGGCGGCCGCCACGTCCGGGCACGCGTCGCTCGCGCCCGGATCGTGCCAGGCCAGATCAAGGGGCACGACCCAACTCCGCGAGACCCGGGCGGTTTGGGCGGCGGAGTCGCATGCACGAGCGGTGAAGCAGGACGGCCTCCGGCGCGCGCCCGGCGCCGCTCCCATGGTGCAATCCCGAGCACCATCCGCACTACCGCGGTTCAATGATTGATCAATGTGTCCCCGCTGTTCGGGATGGTCGCCCGCCGGGCCCTGGATAGCTTCGACCGAGACCACGCACGGACGGAGCGAGGGTGGCCGACGGCGGCGTGGCACGGACGGTGTGCGGCACCGAGGGTGCACGGGAGGACACGGTGATGACGACGAGGATGCTTCGGCACTGGGCACGGCTGGCGCTGGCCCTGGCGTCGATCGGCTGGGCGGCGGACGCACCGCGGGCGGCGTCCAGCGCGGGCGGCTCGCAGCAGACGCGGGTCTCGCAGGCGCAGCGCGACGCGGCGGCCGCCGGCTCCGGCCTGGTGGTCCAGAGCCTGGACGCCGCCATGACGACGGCGACCATGGCCGCGCCGGGCTCGGCGCCGCACTACTTCGGCCCCTACGCGAACTACGCCAACAGCCCGCTCCGGCTGGCGGATGCGACCGTGAGCATCACCGGGGCCGGCACGGGGGCGACCGCCACCGCCACCGTGGACCTCGTCACCGGCGCCGTCACCGGCGTCGCGGTCACCGCCCCCGGGACCGGCTACCTCGCCGACGGGAGCACCCTCGTCACCGTCACCAGCGCCGCCACCACCGCGACCGGCGCGGCCGCGACGGCGGTGGTGGATCCGGTCACCGGCGCGGTGACCGCCATCACGCTGGACGCGCCGGGCACGGGCTACGTCACCCCGGGCATCCGCAAGTTCGTGAACGGGCTGCCCGGGCTCGGCGCCGCCGCCGCCAACGACCTCGGCCAGTACATCCCCGTGGCCGTCCCCGACACCACCACGTACCCGGGCTCCGACTACTACGAGATCGCGGTCGTGCAGTACCGCGAGCAGCTCCACTCGGACCTGCCGCCCACGCTGCTGCGCGGCTACGTGCAGCTCGCCACGGCGGTGGTCCCCGGCGCCGGCGTCCCGCTGGTGGGGACCGACGGCCTGCCCATCGCGCTCCCCGGCGGGCAGCAGGCGGTCGGGGTGGACCGCCCGCACTCCCTGGGGCCGGCCATCCTCGCCACGAAGGACCGCCCGGTCCGGATCCTGTTCCGCAACCTGCTCCCGACCGGTCAGGGCGGCGAGCTGTTCCTGCCGGTGGACACGACGGTGATGGGCGCGGGCATGGGCCCGGACATGGGCGGCATGGCCGAGCCGGATCCGCGCAGCCCGATGTGCGGCATGACGCCGAAGCCGATGGGCTGCTTCGCGGAGAACCGGGCCACGCTGCACCTCCACGGCGGCATCACGCCGTGGATCAGCGACGGCACCCCGCACCAGTGGATCACGCCGGCGGGCGACTCGACCACGTATCCGAAGGGCGTCAGCGTGACGAACGTGCCCGACATGCCGGATCCCGGCCCGGGCGCGATGACGTTCTTCTACACGAACCAGCAGAGCGCGCGGCTCATGTTCTACCACGACCACGCGTGGGGCATCACCCGGCTCAACGTCTACGCCGGCGAGGCCGCGGCCTACGTGATCTCCGACCCGGCCGAGGACGCGCTCGTCGCGCAGGGGATCATCCCCGGGCTGGCCGAGACGCTGCCGCTCATCGTGCAGGACAAGACGTTCGTGCCGCCCGAGCCGCAGCTCGCCGCGCAGGATCCGACCTGGGACCTCGCGCGCTGGGGCGGGCTGGGCAGCCTCTGGGTCCCGCACGTCTACATGCCGGCGCAGAACCCCGGTGACGCGAGCGGCGTGAACCAGTTCGGGCGCTGGGCCTACGGGCCGTGGTTCTGGCCGCCCACGTCCAACATCGACTACCCGCCCATCGCGAACCCGTACTACGACCCGGCCTGCGACCCGGGCGCCGGCTGGTGCGAGCCGCCGCTGGTCCCGGGCACGCCGTGGCTGTCCATGGGCATGGAGGCGTTCAACGACACGCCCACGGTGAACGGCACCGTCTATCCCACGGTGACGCTCGAGCCGAGGACCTACCGCCTCCGCATCCTGAACGCGGCCAACGACCGCTTCTTCAACCTGCAGCTCTACGTCGCCGACGCGAGCGGCACCGAGGTGGCGCTGAACGCCGCCGAGGTGCAGGCGGCGCTGGCGGATCCCGCCGGCGTGTTCCCCACGCCCGACACGGCGCTCAGCCCGCCCGGCCCGAGCTTCGTGCAGATCGGCACCGAGGGCGGCTTCCTGCCGTCGCCGGTGGTGGTGCCGCCGCAGCCCATCACCTGGGTGACCGACCCCACCGTGTTCAACGCGGGCAACGTGGACAAGCACGCCCTGCTGCTCGGCCCCGCCGAGCGCGCCGACGTGATCGTGGACCTGTCGGCGTTCGCGGGGCAGACGCTCATCCTCTACAACGACGCGCCCGCCGCGTTCCCCGCGCGCGACCCGCGCTACGACTACTACACCGGCAACCCGGACCTGACCTCGACCGGCGGCGCGCCCTCCACGCCGCCCGGCTTCGGCCCGAACACCCGCACCGTCATGCAGATCAAGGTGAGCGGGAGCACCCCGGCCGCGCCGTTCGACCTCGGGGCGCTGCGGGCGGCGTTCGCGCACAAGGCCGACGGGACCGGCGTGTTCGAGTCCTCCCAGCACCCCATCGTCGTCGGCCAGGAGCCGTACAACGCCGCGCTCGGCACCGCCTTCCAGGCGAACGGCCCGCGCGCCGGCCTGGTGCAGATCTACGACGAGCTGTTCGCGTTCGACACCGTCTCCGGCGTGCCGCTCACCATGCCGCTGCAGCGCAAGGCCATCCAGGACGAGATGGGCGAGGCGTTCGAGAAGGAGTACGGGCGCATGAGCGGCAACCTCGGCCTGGAGGCGCCCAACGCGCAGGCGGGCCAGCAGCAGAACCTGATCCTGTACCCCTACGTCAACCCGGCCAGCGAGGTCCTCGCCGGCATCGTGCTGCCGCCCGGCGTGGACGTGACCCCGATCACCACGACCGACGACGGCACCCAGCTCTGGAAGATCACGCACAACGGCGTGGACACGCACCCCATCCACTTCCACCTGTTCGACATCCAGCTCGTCAACCGCGTCGGCTGGGACGGCATCGTCCGCCGGCCGGACGCGAACGAGCTCGGCTGGAAGGACACGGTGCGGATCAGCCCGCTCGAGGACACCATCGTGGCGATGCGGCCCGTCGTCCCGAAGCTCCCGTTCGGCCTGCCGCACAGCGTCCGCCCGCTCAACCCGATGATGCCGCTCGGCTCGCCGGACGGCTTCAACAGCGTGGACGCGAACGGCAACCCCGTCAGCCCGGCGCTCACCAACGTCATGACCGACTTCGGCTGGGAGTACGTCTGGCACTGCCACATCCTCAGCCACGAGGAGATGGACATGATGCGGCCCATGGCCGTCTCGGTCGCGACGACCCTGCCGTACCCGCCCACCGGCGTCACGGTGGCGCCCGGCGCGGGCGGCGTGGACCTCGCCTGGATCGACGCCACGCCGGTGAGCTACGCCGGCACGGCGACCTGGGGTGACCCGTCGAACGAGATCGGCTTCCGCGTGGAGCGGGCGCCCATCGGGAACAACGGGAAGGCGGGCGCGTACGTCTCGCTCGGCACCACGCTCGCGAACCAGGCGCGGTTCCGCGACGCCACCGCCGACCCGGCGCTGACCTACAGCTACCGGATCGTGGCGGTGAGCTCGGCCGGCGAGTCCGTCTCGGCGCCGGTGGGCGGGCCGCTGCCGGCCGCGCCGCAGGCCCCCACGAACGCGGTCGCCACCCTGGCGGCCGGTCCGTCGGTCGCGCTCACCTGGCGCGACAACGCGACCAGCGAGGCGTACTTCGTCCTGGAGCGCTCGGTGGACGGCGGGGCGTTCGCGTACCTGTCGGCGCCGCCGGCGCGCAGCAACACCGGCACGGTGACGTTCACCGATCCCGCCGTGTCGAGCGGGCACACCTACCAGTACCGGGTGAGCGCGGTGAACGCGGGCGGCTCGTCGGCCCCGGCGGTCTCGAACGCCGTGACCGTCGTGAGCCCGCCGCTGCCGCCCTCCGGCCTGGCCGGCACCGCGGTGCGCTCCGGGAAGAAGGCGAACGTCACGCTCACCTGGGTGGACGGCTCGACCGACGAGACCGGGTTCGAGCTCCAGCGCGCGACCAACGCGTCGTTCACGGTGGGGCTCAACACCAGCACCCTGGCGGCCAACACCGTCACGGTGACGCAGACGGGCCTGTACCGCGGCGTCACGTACTCCTACCGGATCCGCGCCGTGAACGGCGGCGGGGCGTCCGCCTGGTCGAACGTGGCGACCGTGGTCACGCCGTAGCCGTGCCCGCGCCGCCGGCGCCGGCCTCCGGGCCGCGCCGGCGGCGCCTTCCCCTTCGCTCCAACCGCCGGCCCGTCGCGGGCCGGCCTGCCGGAGGTCGCCGTGAGCCGCATCCAGCGCACCTTGCTCGCCGTCCTCGCCACCGCGTTCGCCGCCGGGCTCGCGCTCCTCGGCGTCTTCGCCGACCGGGATCCGCGGGGCGTGGCCACCGCGGAGGGCGCGCCGCCGGCCCCGCTCGCGGCCGCGCCCGAGCCGTCCGCGCCGTCCGTCGCTCCGGCGCCGGCGCCGCCGCCGGCGGCCACCGCGCCGGGCGCCGCGCCGCTGCGGGCGGGGGGCGTGGACCGCTCCCCGCAGCGGGCCATGCCCGCGCAGCGCCGGCACGCGCTCGCCTCCTTCCGCCGCGAGCTCGCCGGCGGGATGGCGGCGCTCCAGCAGCGCGCGCAGCGCTGCGCTCCACCCGACGGCGCCGGGGCGGCGGTCGTGGTGGCGCTCGAGACCGTCGAGGGCGGCATCCGGGTGCTCGACGCCCGCCCGCAGGCGCCGGGCGGCGCGACCGAGGCCGAGGTGTCCTGCGTCCGCGCAGCGCTCGCGGGGCAGGTGCTCCCCGCGCCGAGCGCCGAGCCCGGGCGGCGCTGGCAGCTGCCGCTGGCCATCCGGCCGGGCGTCTGAACGCGCCCGGCGCGTGCGGCGGCGTGCCTCGGCCCGCGCGGTGCGCCGCCGGGCGCGCCAGGCCGGCGTAGCCTGATCGCCGGAGCACGGCCCGGAGGCGATCATGATCGGCATCACGCGCTCGATCGCGATCCGGGCTCCGGCGGAGCGGGTGTTCGCGCACCTCTCGGAGCCCGGGAACCTGCTGGAGATCTGGCCCAGCCTGGTGGCGGTCCGGAACGCCGAGGTCGGCGACGACGGCCGGCACGCGTTCGACTGGACCTATCGCATGGCCGGCCTGCCGTTCCGCGGCCACTGCGACACCACCGCGGTCGTGCCCGGCCGCAGCCGCGAGGACCACAACAGCGGCGGCATCCCCAGCACGTTCCGGTGGAGGTTCGAGCCCGCCGCCGAGGGCACGAACGTGGAGCTCGCCATCGAGTACGAGGTGCC from Anaeromyxobacter dehalogenans 2CP-C includes:
- a CDS encoding molybdopterin oxidoreductase family protein, with the protein product MPLTRRDFLKASAAASALAGLGLPVDALAAEGGERWVKSVCRYCGTGCGLYVGVRDGKVFAVKGDRDNHNRGLLCLKGFLLPQIMSAPDRCLHPLVRKGGKLVRASWDEAMSLVARRFREAVEAHGPGAVGFYGSGQGLTEETYAANKLFKAGLRTNNVEGNPRLCMASAVGGYLSTFGKDEPMGCYEDIDHADVMLLVGSNAAEAHPILFERMARRKQTGKDVKVIVLDPRRTPTARIADLHLSFTPGTDLAILNAMANVLVAEGLVDEAFLKAHVAFGEGKDVNRAWEDYRAFLAPYTPVRAAELSGARAEDIVTAARWFGEKGRTATSMWCMGLNQRTRGVWANNLVHNLHLLTGKIGLPGSTPLSLTGQPNACGGVRDGGALSHLLPYGRVIANEKHRAEMERLWNVPPGTIQPENGKATMDLFQALEAGDLKALYVMTTNPAQSLPNVDRYRKALEARKAFLVVTEAFHPTRTSELADVVLPAALWAEKEGVYGCTERRYQLLEQAVRPAGEARPDFAILCDLAARLGHGELLPWRRPAEAWDEILTLSKGTAYDFTGMTRARLAESHGLLWPLPSEGHPGTKRRFVKGEDPLVPADAPDRIRFYGRPDARAVVWLRPHQPPAEVTDAAYPLVLTTGRVIEHWHTGTMTRNCKELRHANAESVVELHPDDGKPLGIRTGDEVRVSSRRGAETFKAKLVDGARPGTVFVHMHDPQRMCNRLTIDAVDPVSRQPEFKICAVKIEPVRKA
- a CDS encoding ammonia-forming cytochrome c nitrite reductase subunit c552 produces the protein MTVETQSPRKRALVVGAIAAVFALAAVLAAVVLVDVAQKKAEARNPVVRVVELTDETEDPAIWGKNFPVEYDLYKRTADMVRTKHGGSEAMPRTPSDGDPRSVTAQSKTDADPRLKTMWAGYAFAADFREERGHAYMLDDQFFTQRQVVAKQPGTCGQCHASVYVPMKKLGNGDIFKGFEALNKMPYSEAKQHFKHPVSCIDCHDPASMDLRVTRPGFLEGIRAYKASLGVKDYDPNTMATRQEMRAYVCGQCHVEYYFKGPEKRLTFPWSKGLKADEIVSYYDEVGFKDWVHKESGAPALKAQHPEFEMWNQGIHARSGVACADCHMPYMRVGGTKVSDHQVRSPVLNLNRACQGCHKWPEAELKGRVEAIQDKHMQLREQAFDALVALIGEIKAAREAGKTDDQLVAARYLQRRAQFLFDFVEAENSTGFHAPQESARVLFESIDASRQGQLALRDPSFKPTVAVVNVSTAPAPAAPATPAVVPAVLK
- the nrfH gene encoding cytochrome c nitrite reductase small subunit, which produces MRKGSSLLSLPVVLLAAAAGAAVGVGGYAFAYAKGTSYLGNDPATCSNCHVMSGHYAGWQASAHHAVATCNDCHTPAATVSKYAVKAENGWHHSMAFTVGGFPDVIRARAESTAVIEGQCRHCHAQIVDAMTGGRDGVSCIRCHASVGHLR
- a CDS encoding fibronectin type III domain-containing protein, which produces MTTRMLRHWARLALALASIGWAADAPRAASSAGGSQQTRVSQAQRDAAAAGSGLVVQSLDAAMTTATMAAPGSAPHYFGPYANYANSPLRLADATVSITGAGTGATATATVDLVTGAVTGVAVTAPGTGYLADGSTLVTVTSAATTATGAAATAVVDPVTGAVTAITLDAPGTGYVTPGIRKFVNGLPGLGAAAANDLGQYIPVAVPDTTTYPGSDYYEIAVVQYREQLHSDLPPTLLRGYVQLATAVVPGAGVPLVGTDGLPIALPGGQQAVGVDRPHSLGPAILATKDRPVRILFRNLLPTGQGGELFLPVDTTVMGAGMGPDMGGMAEPDPRSPMCGMTPKPMGCFAENRATLHLHGGITPWISDGTPHQWITPAGDSTTYPKGVSVTNVPDMPDPGPGAMTFFYTNQQSARLMFYHDHAWGITRLNVYAGEAAAYVISDPAEDALVAQGIIPGLAETLPLIVQDKTFVPPEPQLAAQDPTWDLARWGGLGSLWVPHVYMPAQNPGDASGVNQFGRWAYGPWFWPPTSNIDYPPIANPYYDPACDPGAGWCEPPLVPGTPWLSMGMEAFNDTPTVNGTVYPTVTLEPRTYRLRILNAANDRFFNLQLYVADASGTEVALNAAEVQAALADPAGVFPTPDTALSPPGPSFVQIGTEGGFLPSPVVVPPQPITWVTDPTVFNAGNVDKHALLLGPAERADVIVDLSAFAGQTLILYNDAPAAFPARDPRYDYYTGNPDLTSTGGAPSTPPGFGPNTRTVMQIKVSGSTPAAPFDLGALRAAFAHKADGTGVFESSQHPIVVGQEPYNAALGTAFQANGPRAGLVQIYDELFAFDTVSGVPLTMPLQRKAIQDEMGEAFEKEYGRMSGNLGLEAPNAQAGQQQNLILYPYVNPASEVLAGIVLPPGVDVTPITTTDDGTQLWKITHNGVDTHPIHFHLFDIQLVNRVGWDGIVRRPDANELGWKDTVRISPLEDTIVAMRPVVPKLPFGLPHSVRPLNPMMPLGSPDGFNSVDANGNPVSPALTNVMTDFGWEYVWHCHILSHEEMDMMRPMAVSVATTLPYPPTGVTVAPGAGGVDLAWIDATPVSYAGTATWGDPSNEIGFRVERAPIGNNGKAGAYVSLGTTLANQARFRDATADPALTYSYRIVAVSSAGESVSAPVGGPLPAAPQAPTNAVATLAAGPSVALTWRDNATSEAYFVLERSVDGGAFAYLSAPPARSNTGTVTFTDPAVSSGHTYQYRVSAVNAGGSSAPAVSNAVTVVSPPLPPSGLAGTAVRSGKKANVTLTWVDGSTDETGFELQRATNASFTVGLNTSTLAANTVTVTQTGLYRGVTYSYRIRAVNGGGASAWSNVATVVTP
- a CDS encoding SRPBCC family protein gives rise to the protein MIGITRSIAIRAPAERVFAHLSEPGNLLEIWPSLVAVRNAEVGDDGRHAFDWTYRMAGLPFRGHCDTTAVVPGRSREDHNSGGIPSTFRWRFEPAAEGTNVELAIEYEVPGIVQIVAGAALRAMNEREADALLANLKARMESGQVPVRRGG